A window of the Tiliqua scincoides isolate rTilSci1 chromosome 5, rTilSci1.hap2, whole genome shotgun sequence genome harbors these coding sequences:
- the ASB4 gene encoding ankyrin repeat and SOCS box protein 4 isoform X1, with protein sequence MESMGETMTRAATAKQIKKAFLDALQSNDYRTLEEFLIQKQIDVDTVFEVEDENLLLASYKQGYWLPSYKLQRSWATGLHLSVLYGHLESLRVLLKHKAAINCRPNGKAAIHIACEIANLDCVKILCNHGAKLNCYSLSGLAPLHFCSTKLSMPCAQQLIWKGADVNIKTNNQNEDTPLHTVARYGIPEMVAFYVEQGAVVDSANAHIETPLACAVYWALNGKEQTYSTDHHLICRMLLDNKADVNSRDEDFRTPLHKAAWNCDHVLLDMLLDAGAEANLMDDNGCAPLQYVLKVTAVRPSAQPDTCFQLLLNHGAARIYPPQFHKVLQACYSYPRAVEIIVNSYEHIKSTAKWRTAIPDDVFQTYRDFYESVFEVCANTPRSLKHLSRCAIRRVIFSRCHKEIPSLSIPVMLKKYLLLEPEGILY encoded by the exons ATGGAAAGCATGGGAGAAACCATGACCCGGGCTGCAACTGCCAAGCAAATAAAAAAAGCTTTTTTGGATGCTCTGCAATCAAATGACTACAGAACTCTAGAGGAGTTTTTGATCCAAAAGCAAATAGACGTGGACACCGTGTTTGAAGTGGAAGATGAGAACCTGCTCTTGGCATCCTACaaacaag gGTATTGGCTTCCTAGTTATAAATTGCAACGTTCTTGGGCGACTGGCTTACATTTATCTGTCCTGTATGGTCACCTGGAGAGCCTCAGAGTTCTGCTGAAGCACAAAGCAGCAATCAACTGCAGACCCAATGGTAAAGCGGCCATCCACATTGCCTGTGAAATTGCCAATCTCGATTGTGTCAAGATACTTTGCAATCATGGAGCCAAACTTAACTGCTATTCTCTGAGTGGTCTTGCCCCACTGCATTTTTGTAGCACAAAGCTGTCTATGCCTTGTGCCCAGCAGTTAATCTGGAAAG GTGCAGACGTGAATATAAAGACAAACAACCAAAATGAAGACACTCCCCTCCACACAGTCGCCCGTTACGGTATCCCTGAAATGGTGGCCTTCTATGTCGAACAGGGAGCTGTGGTTGATTCTGCAAATGCCCACATAGAAACCCCACTGGCTTGTGCAGTCTACTGGGCTCTGAATGGGAAGGAACAGACCTATAGCACAGATCACCACCTGATCTGTCGGATGTTGCTTGACAATAAAGCAGATGTCAACTCCCGTGATGAAGATTTCCGAACTCCACTCCACAAGGCTGCCTGGAATTGTGACCATGTCTTGTTGGACATGCTGCTTGACGCAGGAGCAGAAGCCAACCTTATGGATGACAATGGATGTGCTCCTTTACAATATGTCCTGAAAGTGACAGCTGTACGACCCAGTGCCCAGCCTGATACATGTTTCCAGCTGCTTCTCAACCATGGAGCTGCCAGGATATATCCTCCACAATTCCATAAG GTTTTGCAGGCCTGTTACTCATATCCCAGAGCAGTTGAAATCATTGTGAATTCCTATGAACACATCAAGTCCACAGCAAAGTGGAGAACTGCTATACCTGACGATGTCTTTCAG ACGTACAGAGATTTCTACGAGTCTGTTTTTGAGGTGTGTGCAAATACACCCAGATCCCTGAAGCATTTAAGCAGATGTGCTATTCGAAGAGTAATATTCAGCAGATGCCACAAAGAGATCCCTTCACTTTCCATTCCAGTAATGCTAAAGAAGTATTTACTCTTAGAACCAGAAGGAATATTATATTAA
- the ASB4 gene encoding ankyrin repeat and SOCS box protein 4 isoform X2 translates to MGETMTRAATAKQIKKAFLDALQSNDYRTLEEFLIQKQIDVDTVFEVEDENLLLASYKQGYWLPSYKLQRSWATGLHLSVLYGHLESLRVLLKHKAAINCRPNGADVNIKTNNQNEDTPLHTVARYGIPEMVAFYVEQGAVVDSANAHIETPLACAVYWALNGKEQTYSTDHHLICRMLLDNKADVNSRDEDFRTPLHKAAWNCDHVLLDMLLDAGAEANLMDDNGCAPLQYVLKVTAVRPSAQPDTCFQLLLNHGAARIYPPQFHKVLQACYSYPRAVEIIVNSYEHIKSTAKWRTAIPDDVFQTYRDFYESVFEVCANTPRSLKHLSRCAIRRVIFSRCHKEIPSLSIPVMLKKYLLLEPEGILY, encoded by the exons ATGGGAGAAACCATGACCCGGGCTGCAACTGCCAAGCAAATAAAAAAAGCTTTTTTGGATGCTCTGCAATCAAATGACTACAGAACTCTAGAGGAGTTTTTGATCCAAAAGCAAATAGACGTGGACACCGTGTTTGAAGTGGAAGATGAGAACCTGCTCTTGGCATCCTACaaacaag gGTATTGGCTTCCTAGTTATAAATTGCAACGTTCTTGGGCGACTGGCTTACATTTATCTGTCCTGTATGGTCACCTGGAGAGCCTCAGAGTTCTGCTGAAGCACAAAGCAGCAATCAACTGCAGACCCAATG GTGCAGACGTGAATATAAAGACAAACAACCAAAATGAAGACACTCCCCTCCACACAGTCGCCCGTTACGGTATCCCTGAAATGGTGGCCTTCTATGTCGAACAGGGAGCTGTGGTTGATTCTGCAAATGCCCACATAGAAACCCCACTGGCTTGTGCAGTCTACTGGGCTCTGAATGGGAAGGAACAGACCTATAGCACAGATCACCACCTGATCTGTCGGATGTTGCTTGACAATAAAGCAGATGTCAACTCCCGTGATGAAGATTTCCGAACTCCACTCCACAAGGCTGCCTGGAATTGTGACCATGTCTTGTTGGACATGCTGCTTGACGCAGGAGCAGAAGCCAACCTTATGGATGACAATGGATGTGCTCCTTTACAATATGTCCTGAAAGTGACAGCTGTACGACCCAGTGCCCAGCCTGATACATGTTTCCAGCTGCTTCTCAACCATGGAGCTGCCAGGATATATCCTCCACAATTCCATAAG GTTTTGCAGGCCTGTTACTCATATCCCAGAGCAGTTGAAATCATTGTGAATTCCTATGAACACATCAAGTCCACAGCAAAGTGGAGAACTGCTATACCTGACGATGTCTTTCAG ACGTACAGAGATTTCTACGAGTCTGTTTTTGAGGTGTGTGCAAATACACCCAGATCCCTGAAGCATTTAAGCAGATGTGCTATTCGAAGAGTAATATTCAGCAGATGCCACAAAGAGATCCCTTCACTTTCCATTCCAGTAATGCTAAAGAAGTATTTACTCTTAGAACCAGAAGGAATATTATATTAA